From Roseburia hominis, the proteins below share one genomic window:
- the gtfB gene encoding accessory Sec system glycosylation chaperone GtfB — protein sequence MGSFTWIGETVLLLDRLTPDGEYLYESFKQAGYDCFVMALEENYFLPEDVMSVYDLLLGYGSYEVHPIKPRYFNEIEVPDYWSINKGDLKSGTICYQHEEKGRIRYAAIKKKYIVDAVDWYDRKGVVRVTDHYNRYGVICARTVYNAEGQQINKSWFSAEGKERIVENYITGDIIFNDGDIVKFFRRKMDLLYYFFEKIDFAGRRIFYNSLSTPFLISNHLPVSDAGRKDILFWQEPIGEGIPGNMQIILRGEAGRTDHIMVQKRASYDKLQEFGADSARIHRLGYIHPFRKENNHKPEALICTHSDRIEHCRDIIRALPGMHFHIAAITEMSSVLMDLGTYDNVSLYPGALPEIFDELFDKCDYYFDINYREEIVAAVRTAFLYNHLIFAFEETAHNREYVADAHIYPAEEFNRMIADVEAAMENVTFMERHLDMQHKEALAEKTEMYAEFMKAYA from the coding sequence ATGGGAAGCTTTACTTGGATAGGTGAAACCGTACTGCTGCTTGACAGATTAACGCCGGACGGCGAATATCTGTACGAATCTTTTAAGCAGGCGGGTTATGACTGCTTTGTGATGGCGCTGGAGGAGAATTATTTTCTGCCGGAGGATGTTATGTCTGTCTATGACCTGCTTCTTGGTTATGGTTCATATGAAGTGCATCCTATAAAGCCGAGATATTTTAATGAGATAGAGGTGCCCGATTATTGGAGCATCAACAAAGGAGATCTGAAATCAGGGACAATATGCTACCAGCACGAGGAAAAAGGAAGAATCCGTTATGCAGCTATAAAGAAAAAATATATTGTAGACGCAGTGGACTGGTACGACCGGAAAGGCGTTGTCCGGGTTACCGACCACTATAACCGGTATGGCGTCATCTGTGCCAGGACGGTATATAATGCCGAAGGGCAGCAGATTAATAAATCCTGGTTTTCGGCAGAAGGAAAGGAACGTATCGTAGAGAACTATATTACGGGGGATATTATATTTAATGATGGCGATATTGTAAAGTTTTTCCGCCGGAAGATGGATTTGCTGTATTATTTCTTTGAGAAAATTGATTTTGCAGGGCGAAGGATTTTTTACAATTCATTATCAACTCCGTTTTTGATTTCCAATCATTTGCCGGTTTCAGACGCGGGAAGGAAGGATATACTGTTCTGGCAGGAGCCGATAGGGGAGGGGATTCCGGGAAATATGCAGATTATCTTAAGAGGCGAAGCCGGTCGTACCGACCATATTATGGTGCAGAAAAGAGCTTCTTATGACAAATTGCAGGAGTTTGGCGCGGACAGTGCAAGAATACATAGACTGGGTTACATCCATCCGTTTAGGAAAGAAAACAACCACAAACCGGAAGCACTCATCTGTACCCATTCTGACAGGATTGAGCATTGCCGGGATATCATCCGGGCACTTCCCGGGATGCATTTCCACATTGCGGCGATTACGGAGATGTCGTCGGTGCTCATGGATTTAGGGACATATGATAATGTAAGCTTATACCCGGGAGCTTTACCGGAAATTTTTGATGAGCTTTTTGATAAATGTGATTATTATTTTGATATTAATTACAGGGAGGAAATTGTCGCGGCTGTCCGGACGGCGTTTTTATATAATCATTTGATTTTTGCTTTTGAGGAAACAGCTCATAATCGGGAGTATGTGGCGGATGCACATATCTATCCGGCAGAAGAGTTTAACAGGATGATTGCTGATGTAGAAGCGGCTATGGAAAATGTAACATTTATGGAGAGGCATTTGGATATGCAGCATAAGGAGGCTTTGGCGGAAAAGACAGAGATGTATGCCGAGTTCATGAAGGCATATGCATAA
- a CDS encoding glycosyltransferase, which produces MIYNFHHFYYWLKGGVESGQAYRAKLLRELGLEARFVFATTFPENNIQHETEFLGFLDSEVIWLYGFFTDCKLSPVTYTLEQLEDTFDGCDYSVSREGNVVNYTFPAMGIYYVVHLADGSEDLVHRVEIVSNGCLVRKDYYTYCRIYSEYYAPLEHRAHLYQRRFYNEDGTVAYEEILDDDSVLYKFSDRVLYSREELVGYMMSCLKLTEDDVVLIDGEPGMIDRAAFIQNAFPARVGFVIHADHYLDSDADHVLWYGFYEYAFSHPEKISFYVTSTEAQSNLLRQQFQQYKGVRPEILTIPVVGLDGLKVPKAGGRRKHSLISVGRLAPEKNMDQLIEAVVMAKESVPDLSLDIYGEGAEMTKLQGLIERRQCSEYVHLCGFQKLDEIYQTYDAYASASFVETFGVTLLEAVGSGLPIVSYDIRYGAQVFVDEGENGYKVPYGDVKALARGIVRLFTEADIEAFRRHSYEKANGYLTEEVKKKWEALLG; this is translated from the coding sequence GTGATTTACAATTTCCATCACTTTTATTATTGGTTAAAAGGCGGCGTAGAATCCGGACAGGCTTACAGAGCAAAGCTTTTGCGGGAACTTGGCCTGGAAGCCAGATTTGTTTTTGCAACTACCTTCCCGGAAAATAATATCCAGCATGAAACAGAGTTTTTAGGTTTTCTGGATTCTGAGGTCATATGGCTGTATGGTTTTTTTACAGACTGCAAATTATCTCCTGTCACATATACTCTGGAACAATTGGAGGATACTTTTGACGGGTGTGATTATTCTGTTTCCAGAGAAGGTAACGTGGTAAATTACACTTTTCCGGCAATGGGCATCTATTATGTGGTGCATCTGGCGGATGGCTCAGAGGACCTTGTCCACAGGGTAGAAATCGTTTCGAATGGGTGTCTGGTCAGAAAGGATTATTATACTTACTGCCGCATTTATTCGGAATATTATGCGCCCCTTGAACATCGGGCGCACTTATACCAGAGAAGATTCTACAATGAAGATGGAACCGTGGCGTATGAAGAAATATTGGATGATGATTCTGTGTTATATAAATTTTCAGACAGAGTTCTCTATTCCCGGGAAGAACTGGTGGGCTATATGATGTCCTGCCTGAAGCTGACAGAAGACGATGTTGTCCTTATTGACGGTGAGCCGGGAATGATTGACCGTGCCGCCTTTATACAGAATGCATTTCCGGCGCGGGTTGGTTTTGTTATCCACGCGGATCATTACCTGGACAGTGATGCGGATCATGTCTTGTGGTATGGCTTTTATGAATATGCGTTTTCGCATCCTGAAAAAATCAGCTTTTATGTTACTTCTACAGAAGCACAGAGCAATCTTCTCAGGCAGCAGTTCCAGCAGTATAAAGGGGTCAGGCCGGAGATACTTACAATTCCGGTGGTAGGGCTGGACGGGTTAAAGGTTCCGAAAGCCGGCGGCAGGCGGAAACATTCTCTTATTTCCGTCGGACGCCTTGCGCCGGAGAAAAATATGGATCAGCTGATAGAGGCGGTTGTGATGGCTAAGGAGAGCGTTCCTGATCTGTCACTGGATATTTATGGTGAGGGTGCTGAAATGACGAAATTGCAAGGGCTGATTGAAAGGCGGCAGTGCAGTGAATATGTGCACCTCTGTGGTTTTCAGAAGTTGGATGAGATATATCAGACATATGATGCATATGCATCCGCATCTTTTGTGGAAACATTTGGAGTCACTCTGTTGGAAGCGGTAGGTTCAGGCCTCCCTATTGTAAGCTATGATATCCGTTATGGAGCACAGGTTTTTGTTGATGAAGGAGAGAATGGATACAAAGTTCCGTATGGGGATGTAAAAGCACTGGCACGGGGAATTGTCCGTCTGTTCACAGAAGCGGATATAGAAGCATTTCGCCGGCATTCTTATGAAAAGGCAAATGGGTATCTGACAGAGGAGGTAAAGAAGAAATGGGAAGCTTTACTTGGATAG
- a CDS encoding glycosyltransferase, with protein sequence MVVSTQEQKDELIEKLQEYECHVPNVEVIPAGGIGHLRYPAGKRKPYSLVSVSRLNPQKKVDWIIRSVVKAHEINPSILLDIYGSGKNDYIYFLQNIVCENHAQDYICFKGHMDVTEIYRDYEVFIAASTMETLGLSVMEAIGSGAAVIGLDVKYGNRLFVRPGQNGYLVDYNHVGIDVDENKLIDGMAERIVEIFEDEERLEEFHRVSYEIAKNFSTEIIREKWEKLLN encoded by the coding sequence ATGGTAGTATCAACACAGGAACAAAAGGATGAATTGATAGAAAAACTGCAAGAATATGAATGTCATGTTCCAAATGTCGAAGTGATACCGGCAGGGGGAATTGGGCATCTACGGTATCCGGCAGGGAAAAGAAAGCCATATTCTTTAGTGTCGGTTTCACGTCTTAATCCTCAAAAGAAAGTGGATTGGATTATAAGAAGCGTAGTAAAGGCACATGAGATTAATCCGTCTATTTTACTCGACATATATGGAAGTGGTAAAAACGACTATATTTATTTTTTACAGAATATTGTATGTGAGAATCATGCGCAGGATTATATCTGTTTTAAGGGCCATATGGATGTTACGGAAATCTACAGAGACTACGAAGTATTTATTGCGGCATCAACAATGGAGACATTGGGTTTATCTGTAATGGAAGCGATAGGGTCTGGTGCTGCGGTAATTGGTCTGGATGTAAAATATGGCAATCGTTTGTTCGTACGACCTGGTCAAAATGGGTATTTGGTAGACTATAATCATGTTGGTATTGATGTTGATGAGAACAAATTAATAGATGGTATGGCAGAAAGGATTGTTGAAATCTTTGAGGATGAAGAAAGATTAGAGGAATTTCATCGTGTCTCTTATGAAATCGCAAAAAATTTTTCAACTGAAATTATAAGAGAAAAATGGGAAAAACTACTGAATTAA
- a CDS encoding DUF6618 family protein produces the protein MEYTCILRHGSRKECWTGKLTLLRKLPGQYEAEISGRGTYFHILAGRHKYGNYLCIPNHDIGCELSDFSDIFWNEERLRSLMRKVDAVTVATALVYLPALADNI, from the coding sequence ATGGAATACACCTGTATTCTCAGGCACGGTTCACGGAAAGAATGCTGGACTGGAAAACTTACGCTGCTGCGGAAACTTCCCGGCCAGTACGAAGCAGAAATCAGCGGGAGAGGGACTTACTTCCACATCCTTGCCGGGCGGCATAAATATGGGAATTACCTGTGCATCCCCAACCATGATATCGGGTGCGAATTATCTGATTTCTCCGATATCTTCTGGAACGAAGAAAGGCTCCGCAGTCTGATGCGGAAGGTAGACGCAGTAACCGTGGCCACCGCCCTGGTGTATCTGCCTGCCCTGGCTGATAATATTTGA
- a CDS encoding AAA family ATPase — MFRTYYGLAFNPFDKQMASEKDRFLSKDISEMLSRLDYLKDTRGIGLFTARPGMGKSFALRCFAKSLNPNLYHMEYLCLSTVSVMEFYRQFCSTLGIEPKGGKPGMFRAIQEQVLYLYREKKQPLLLAIDEAQYLSTGILEDIKMLMNYGYDSLNCFTLILCGEPHLNNTLKKPVHEALRQRVTVHYNFSGLSDSEVGQYVLHKIACAGGASSIIDHAALCAVHSHSQGSPRLVDNLMTNALTLGAQMEKKVIDTEVILASVSSQNLG; from the coding sequence ATGTTCCGCACTTACTATGGGCTGGCCTTCAACCCTTTTGACAAACAGATGGCCTCTGAGAAGGACCGTTTCCTCTCGAAAGACATCTCGGAGATGCTCTCACGGCTGGACTACCTCAAGGATACCAGGGGCATCGGGCTGTTCACCGCACGCCCCGGCATGGGCAAGTCCTTCGCACTGCGCTGTTTTGCCAAAAGCCTGAACCCGAATCTTTACCACATGGAGTATCTCTGCCTCTCTACCGTCAGTGTCATGGAGTTCTACCGCCAGTTCTGTTCTACGCTTGGTATAGAACCCAAAGGCGGCAAACCCGGCATGTTCCGGGCGATCCAGGAGCAGGTCCTCTATCTCTACCGTGAAAAGAAGCAGCCCCTCCTCCTTGCCATCGATGAGGCACAGTATCTCTCTACCGGCATTCTGGAGGATATCAAGATGCTCATGAATTACGGCTATGATTCCCTCAACTGCTTTACTCTCATACTCTGTGGGGAGCCCCATCTGAACAATACGCTCAAAAAGCCCGTCCATGAGGCACTGCGGCAGCGTGTTACCGTCCACTATAACTTCTCCGGGCTCTCCGATTCGGAAGTCGGGCAGTATGTCCTCCACAAGATCGCCTGTGCTGGCGGAGCTTCCTCCATTATTGACCATGCAGCCCTGTGTGCTGTCCACAGCCACTCCCAGGGCAGTCCCAGGCTTGTTGATAACCTGATGACCAACGCGCTGACACTTGGGGCACAGATGGAAAAGAAGGTCATTGATACAGAGGTCATCCTGGCTTCCGTCAGCAGCCAGAACCTCGGCTAA
- a CDS encoding DDE-type integrase/transposase/recombinase encodes MHYNTKNFSDASAMAQFRLALIAPVIHGLYPDASRNAYYQRVTEKPLTLPDGSVFQYSPKTLSKWASLYQNGGIDALMPRERSDKGSTRALPDTAIEEIYRLKEAFPRLNATQIHRHLVEEAFIPASVSVCAVQRFVKKHDLKSARNPSMRDRKAFEEDAFGKMWQADTCYLPYITEGGQRRRVYCIMIIDDHSRFLVGGGLFYNDNAYNFQKVLKNAVASHGIPAKLYVDNGCSYSNEQLSLICGSIGTVLLHTKVRDGASKAKIERQFRTFKETWLYTLDMDSITSLAQFNSLLRDYIRTYNTSMHSGIGCTPMERYQKTRCAIQMPKSREWLEECFLNRINRKVNKDSTVSIDKVSYDVPMQFISSKVEIRFLPDDMSSAYILYEGEHYPIRPTDKNENCRTKRNNTPSIDYSKIGGAC; translated from the coding sequence ATGCATTACAACACCAAAAACTTTTCAGACGCATCTGCTATGGCACAGTTCCGGCTCGCACTCATTGCACCGGTCATCCATGGCCTTTATCCGGATGCGTCCAGAAACGCCTATTACCAGCGGGTAACGGAAAAACCCCTCACCCTGCCTGACGGCTCTGTATTCCAGTACAGCCCCAAGACCCTCAGCAAGTGGGCCTCTCTTTACCAGAATGGCGGCATTGACGCGCTCATGCCCCGGGAACGTTCCGACAAAGGCTCCACACGCGCCTTGCCGGACACGGCCATTGAAGAGATCTACCGGCTGAAAGAGGCTTTCCCACGCTTAAACGCAACCCAGATCCACCGCCATCTTGTGGAGGAAGCTTTTATCCCCGCCTCTGTCAGCGTCTGCGCCGTCCAGCGCTTCGTGAAAAAGCATGACCTGAAGTCGGCGCGCAATCCATCTATGAGGGACAGGAAAGCTTTTGAGGAAGATGCCTTTGGGAAAATGTGGCAGGCGGATACCTGTTACCTCCCTTATATCACGGAAGGCGGGCAGCGCAGGAGGGTTTACTGCATTATGATCATTGATGACCACTCGCGTTTCCTGGTGGGCGGCGGCCTTTTTTATAACGATAACGCCTATAACTTCCAGAAAGTTTTAAAAAACGCAGTTGCCTCCCACGGCATTCCGGCGAAACTCTATGTCGACAATGGCTGCAGCTACTCAAATGAACAGCTCTCCCTGATCTGCGGCTCCATCGGCACGGTCCTCCTTCATACAAAAGTGCGGGACGGCGCCAGCAAGGCCAAGATCGAACGCCAGTTCAGGACATTCAAGGAGACCTGGCTTTATACGCTGGACATGGATTCCATCACGTCCCTGGCACAGTTCAATTCCCTCCTGCGGGACTATATCCGCACCTACAATACTTCCATGCATTCCGGCATCGGCTGTACCCCCATGGAACGTTACCAGAAGACGCGCTGTGCCATACAGATGCCAAAGTCCAGGGAATGGCTGGAGGAATGTTTCTTAAACCGCATCAACAGGAAGGTGAATAAGGATTCCACTGTCTCCATCGACAAGGTCTCCTATGACGTCCCCATGCAGTTCATCTCATCCAAAGTTGAGATCCGCTTCCTTCCCGACGATATGTCCTCTGCCTACATCCTTTATGAGGGGGAGCATTATCCCATCCGGCCGACAGATAAAAATGAAAACTGCAGGACAAAACGTAACAACACCCCTTCTATTGATTATTCAAAGATAGGAGGTGCCTGCTGA
- a CDS encoding DUF6431 domain-containing protein: MSACSKKQHTFILTILLYSSIVFMEQKRERTAPPTVRSFSHTPAYLPYTGSCPTHEALASLTFIMIRNNSLFCKLIRIKSSSKKLFDSFMDGFRPELQTCPCCGAKGACSVHAYYERSLADFVGGKPVWHSLCILRLVCSCGHTHAILPDFIIPYSSYGLFFILRVLAEYFLRLASVEKICARFCINQNQLYHWLSLFKKQKEEWLGLLSSRESSGLSFLKGLFRMPAYSGFASGFVRRFSVSFLQSHRNPAAYCQQQFGP; encoded by the coding sequence ATGTCAGCGTGCAGTAAAAAACAGCACACTTTTATCTTGACCATCCTGCTCTATTCCAGTATAGTTTTTATGGAACAAAAAAGAGAAAGAACAGCCCCTCCTACAGTTCGTTCTTTCTCTCATACACCAGCATACCTGCCATATACGGGATCATGTCCCACTCATGAGGCTTTGGCATCACTGACATTTATTATGATAAGAAATAATTCCCTGTTTTGCAAGTTAATTCGTATAAAATCTTCATCAAAAAAGCTTTTTGACTCCTTCATGGACGGTTTCCGGCCTGAACTACAGACCTGCCCCTGTTGTGGGGCAAAGGGAGCTTGTTCCGTCCATGCCTATTATGAACGTTCCCTGGCTGATTTCGTTGGTGGAAAGCCTGTCTGGCACAGCCTCTGTATCCTGCGCCTTGTCTGTTCCTGCGGCCATACCCATGCCATCCTTCCGGATTTCATCATCCCTTATTCCTCCTACGGCCTTTTCTTTATCCTCCGTGTCCTGGCGGAATATTTCCTTCGGCTTGCTTCCGTAGAAAAAATCTGCGCACGCTTCTGTATTAACCAAAACCAGCTCTACCATTGGCTTTCCCTGTTCAAAAAGCAGAAGGAAGAGTGGCTGGGCCTTCTCTCTTCCAGGGAGTCCTCCGGCCTCTCTTTCCTGAAAGGCCTTTTTCGGATGCCCGCTTATTCCGGCTTTGCATCCGGTTTTGTCCGCCGCTTCTCTGTCTCCTTCCTCCAGTCCCACAGAAATCCGGCGGCTTACTGCCAACAGCAGTTCGGCCCCTGA